One Spinacia oleracea cultivar Varoflay chromosome 4, BTI_SOV_V1, whole genome shotgun sequence DNA segment encodes these proteins:
- the LOC110786206 gene encoding cation/calcium exchanger 5 — protein sequence MAKSAIIISLQILSTLLFFFITPFSLSSNPYPTHRSLLTNPNPNPCSIFSINGGFLNYLSLHTCFFPSNPTFSLLILFLTLLLHFYILIKTAQTRFSLIVTTLSSHLSLSPSMAAVTLLALGNGAPDVFASVAAVAGGETRTGFGAILSAGTFVSAFVVGFVGIYAAPFSVDPSSFVRDVLFYLMAAFLLFYVYLSGELYFWQAIGFVGFYLFFVGFVFWMDFGSGSKKIVDFEAQNCVELLDSEKGDHQVHGKTSGVFPALKKISKIWEVPVSLLLKLTIPQSSPSEWSRFYQSANIALCPLALLYSCKSFMHMSHPVIFLFPQMHLPLWSVVFFSSSSLAIVHYIVEKEPPKTEKIHVVLVAFVMSVFWISNVAGELLNCLAALGQILNLPPSILGLTVLAWGNSVGDLVADVAVAKAGQPALAMAGCFAGPMFNMLIGLGTALLIQTAKVSPEPYVLHFHVSIVIAFVFLFLSLMGSLLVVTWSRFRVPRFWGFCLVGLYVIFIFVSLIIAKFSS from the exons ATGGCAAAATCGGCAATAATAATCTCCCTCCAAATCCTTTCCactctcctcttcttcttcattaccccattttctctctcctctaacccCTACCCAACTCACAGATCCCTCCTCACAAACCCCAACCCAAACCCCTGCTCAATCTTCTCCATCAATGGCGGATTCCTCAACTATCTCTCTCTTCACACCTGCTTCTTCCCTTCCAaccccactttctctctcctcatcctCTTCCTTACCCTTTTACTCCACTTCTACATCCTCATTAAAACCGCCCAAACCCGCTTTTCTCTCATCGTCACCACCCTGTCTTCGCACCTCTCTCTTTCCCCCTCCATGGCCGCCGTTACACTCCTCGCCTTAGGAAACGGCGCTCCCGATGTTTTCGCGTCCGTTGCCGCCGTTGCTGGGGGAGAAACTCGAACTGGGTTTGGGGCTATTCTGTCGGCGGGGACTTTTGTATCAGCTTTTGTTGTGGGGTTTGTTGGGATTTATGCGGCGCCGTTTAGTGTCGATCCGTCTTCGTTTGTGAGGGATGTGCTGTTCTATTTGATGGCTGCGTTTCTTCTGTTTTATGTGTATTTGAGCGGGGAATTGTATTTTTGGCAGGCTATTGGATTTGTTGGGTTTTATTTGTTCTTTGTTGGGTTTGTGTTTTGGATGGATTTTGGAAGTGGGAGTAAGAAAATTGTTGATTTTGAGGCGCAAAATTGTGTAGAATTGTTGGATTCTGAAAAGGGTGATCATCAAGTTCATGGGAAAACTTCTGGGGTTTTTCCGGCTTTAAAGAAG ATCTCAAAGATATGGGAAGTTCCAGTCTCTCTACTTCTGAAGCTGACGATTCCCCAGAGTTCTCCATCAGAGTGGAGCCGATTTTATCAGTCAGCAAATATCGCTCTTTGTCCACTTGCACTTCTTTACTCTTGCAAATCATTTATGCACATGTCACATCCCGTCATATTTTTGTTTCCACAAATGCACCTTCCTCTATGGTCTGTGGTGTTCTTCTCAAGCTCCTCTTTAGCAATAGTTCACTATATTGTTGAAAAAGAACCTCCCAAAACGGAGAAAATCCATGTTGTGCTAGTGGCCTTTGTGATGAGTGTCTTCTGGATATCCAATGTGGCTGGAGAACTACTCAACTGTCTTGCAGCATTAGGACAGATTCTCAACTTGCCACCCTCAATTCTTGGACTGACGGTGCTTGCATGGGGGAACTCAGTTGGCGATCTTGTTGCTGATGTGGCAGTTGCTAAAGCAGGACAGCCTGCATTGGCTATGGCAGGGTGTTTTGCAGGCCCGATGTTTAACATGCTCATTGGGCTTGGGACAGCTTTACTGATACAGACAGCCAAGGTCTCTCCTGAACCATATGTGCTCCATTTCCACGTCAGCATTGTGATAGCATTTGTGTTTCTATTTTTGAGCTTGATGGGGTCACTTTTAGTTGTGACTTGGTCTAGATTCCGGGTTCCAAGGTTCTGGGGTTTCTGCCTTGTTGGCCTCTATGTTATCTTCATCTTTGTGAGCCTAATCATAGCCAAGTTTTCATCTTAA